A segment of the Zonotrichia albicollis isolate bZonAlb1 chromosome 34, bZonAlb1.hap1, whole genome shotgun sequence genome:
CTCAGCTTGAGGCTGTTCTGATATCAGtgatccccaaaatccacccatgAACCTTTCAGCTCACcttgagcccctcccaaagacGAGGACATCCCAAAATTCATCGTGAACCCCCTGACTGGTCCCTCAAAttgagaccccaaaatcaccacgAACCCCACAGCTGACCCCTCTGCCACCTGTGCACCCCACggccaccccaaatcccatcaaTTCCCCCCAAACTGAGCTGCTTGTCCCCCAAAGTGCTTTGCTACCCCCTGAAACtggggatgaggatgatgatgatggagtTTGGGGGTGAGGATGCTGACCCTGAAGTTGgggatgatgatgaggatgcTGTCAATGACCCTGAGGTTTagggatgatgatgatgatattGGGGTTgggggatgatgatgatgacgatgatggcCCTGGAGTTTGGGGATGATGgtgacgatgatgatgatgatactGGAGTTgggggatgatgatgatgctgcTGATGCTGTCAATGACCCCGAGGTTTAGGGACGATGATGATATTGGGGTTggggtatgatgatgatgacaatgacgatgatgatgatggagttgggggatgatgatgatgatgatgatgatgctgaTGCTGGCAATGACCCCGAGGTTTAGGGAGGATGATGATGACAACAACAACAGCCCTGGAGTTTGGGGATGATGgtgacgatgatgatgatgatactGTAGTTgggggatgatgatgatgatgctgcTGTCAATGACCCTGAGGTTTAGACATCAGGATGATGATCCTGGGGCTGGAGAATGATGATGAAaacaatgatgatgatgatgatgatgatgatgatgatgatgatgatccTGGGGTTGGAGAATGATGATGAAAaccatgatgatgatgatgatgatgatgatgatccTGGGGTTGGAGAATGATGATGAAaacaatgatgatgatgatgatgatgatccTGGGGCTGGAGAATGATGATGAAaacaatgatgatgatgatgatgattatgaTGATCCTGGGTTGGAGAATGATGATGAAaacaatgatgatgatgatccTGGGACTGGAGAATGATGGTGAAAACAatcatgatgatgatgatgatgatgatgatccTGGGGTTGGAGAATGATGATGAAAacagtgatgatgatgatcCTGGGGCTGGAGAATGATGATGAAaacaatgatgatgatgatcctggggctgggggctgctgatGCTGACCCTGGCACCCGGACCCAACACCGCTGCCCGACTTTGGGGTGTGTCTGTGCCCCCCAGGACCGCAAGCTGACCAAGGCGGAGCAGCAGCGCTTCAAGGAGGAGGCCGAGATGCTCAAGGGGCTGCAGCACCCCAACATCGTCCGCTTCTACGACTCCTGGGAGTCCTCGCTCCGCGGCAAGAAGTGCATCGTCCTCGTCACCGAGCTCATGACCTCGGGCACCCTCAAGACGTGAGTTGGGGGCGCGGGGGGGACACCTTGGGGGGTCCTGGCGTGGCTGACGGGACCCCACAGGTACCTCAAGAGGTTCAAGGTGATGAAGCCGAAGGTGCTGCGGAGCTGGTGCCGGCAGATCCTGAAGGGGCTGCACTTCCTGCACACGAGGACGCCGCCCATCATCCACCGCGACCTCAAGTGCGACAACATCTTCATCACCGGCCCCACCGGCTCCGTCAAGATCGGCGACCTGGGGCTGGCCACGCTCATGCGCACGTCCTTCGCCAAGAGCGTCATCGGTGAGCGCCGTGGGGACCTCAGGGACGCCCCCTGAGGGCACCCCCTGACCGCccaccccacagggacccccgAGTTCATGGCCCCCGAGATGTACGAGGAGCGCTACGACGAGTCCGTGGACGTCTACGCCTTCGGGATGTGCATGCTGGAGATGGGCACGTCCGAGTACCCCTACTCCGAGTGCCAGAACGCCGCCCAGATCTACCGCAAAGTCACCAGTGTGGGTGTCCCACcgcccctgagacccccaaacctcccctgagacccccaaatctcccctcagagccccccaagTCACTGTGTCCCCCCACAGGGCATCAAGCCGGCGAGTTTCCACAAGGTGACGGACCCCGAGGTGAAGGAGATCATTGAGGGCTGCATCCGGCAGAACAAGGCTGAGAGGTGGGGTGGGGTTGGGTGGTGGTCTGGGACCCCTGTGGCCCCCCAGGACTGACCACACTGACCACACACCCCGTCCATGCCAGGCTGTCCATCAGGGACCTGCTGGACCACGCGTTCTTCGCCGAGGACACGGGGCTGCGCGTGGAGCTGGCCGAGGACGACGCGGGGCTGGACCCGGCGCTGGCGCTGCGGCTCTGGGTGGAGGACCCCAAAAAGCTCAAGGGCAAGCACAAGGACAACGAGGCCATCGAGTTCAGCTTCAACCTGGAGGCTGATGTCCCCGAGGAGGTGGCCTATGAGATGGTGAGGAGTGACCCCAAAAATCCGCAGGGTTGGCCCCTGATTGGTCTTGATTCTCCCCAAATGCAATGAACTCTCAAAAATTGGGGTGTTGTTGGGGTGACATCCCATGGGGATGTCACAAGCTCCAGAGATGCCACCACAATCCATGATGCCACCAGCCATGGGGAtgtcccaaaaaaaaccaccccaaaaagcAGTGACAGCTCAAAAGCTACCCAGGAACCCAAGAGTTGGTGCCTCCAACTCTTCTTGAGCCCCTTCCAGAACAaaagtcaccccaaaattcatccctGAACCTCACCTTGAACCTCTTCCCCAAAATTTATCCTGGAACTTCACCTTGGACCTTTCTCAAACCGATATCCCAAAATTTATCCTGGAACCTCAGCTGGAACCTCTCCCAAAACTAATGACGCCCCAAAATTCATCACTAGACCTTACCTTGAACCTCTTCCATAAAATTCATCCCTAAACTTCATCTTGAACCTTTCCCAAATCTGATACCCCAAATTTCATCCCTGAATCTCATCTTGAACCCTCTCCTCCTAAATTGATCCCTAAACCTCACCTTGAACCTTTCCCAAAACTGATACCCCAAATTTCATCCCTGAATCTCACCTTGGAATTCCCCAAAATTGATCCCTAAACCTCACCTTGAACCTTTGCCAAATCTGATATCTCAAAATTTATCTTGGAACCTCAGCTTGAACCTCTCCCAAAACTGATACCCCAAATTTAATCCCTGAATCTTACCTGGAACCTCTCCCCCAAAATTGATCCCTAAACCTCACCTTGAACCTTTCCCAAAACTGATACCCCAAATTTCATCCCTGAATCTCATCTTGAACCCTCTCCTCCTAAATTGATCCCTAAACTTCAACTTGAACCTTTCCCAAAATTGataccccaaaattcatccctGAATCTCATCGTGAACCCTCTCCCCCAAAATTGATCCCTAAACCTCACCTTGAACCTTTCCCAAAACTGataccccaaaattcatctTGGAACCTCTCCCAAAACCAAtgacaccccaaaattcatcctTTAACCTCACCTGGACCCTCTCCCAAACTGacatcccccaaaattccctctagaatgacaccccaaaattcatcctTTAACCTCACCTGGATCCTCTCCCAAAACCGacaccccccaaaattccctctggaatgacaccccaaaattcatcctTTAACCTCACCTGGATCCTCTCCCAAAACCGacaccccccaaaattccctctggAACCAACCCCAAGCCCCCCCAGCTCTCGGTGCCCCCCCTggacaccccaaattccctctctCAGGTGAAATCCGGGTTCTTCCACGAGAGCGACTCCAAGGCCGTGGCCAAATCCATCCGGGACCGGCTGGCGCTGGTGAGGAAGACGCGGGAGAAGAAGCAGGCGGAGGGCAGGGGGGGCCCCGAGGGCCGGGGGGGCCCCGAGAGCGAGGACACCGAGGTGGATCAGCAcgtgaggcagcagctgctgcggGAGCAGCCCCCGCCCGGCcctggtgagaccccaaaactgcccctgGACCCTCTAAATGCCCCCTAAAACTGCTCCAGACCTTCAAACTGCCCCCTAAAACTGCCCCCAGTGCCTCCAAAACTGCCCCTGGACATCCAGAACTGTACCCAGACCCTCAAACTGCCCCCTAAAACTGCTCCAGACCCTCAAACTGACCCCTAAAACTGCTCCAGACCTTCAAACTGACCCCTAAAACTGCTCCAGACCCTCAAACTGCCCCCTAAAACTGCTCCAGACCCTCAAACTGCCCCCTAAAACTGCTCCAGACCCTCAAACTGCCCCCTAGAACTGCCCCCAGTGCTCTCAAAACTGCCCCTGGACACCCAGAACTGTACCCAGACCTTCAAACTGCCCCCTAAAACTGCTCCAGACCCTCAAACTGCCCCCTAAATCTGCCCCCAGTGCTCTCAAAACTGCCCCTGGACACCCAGAACTGTACCCAGACCTTCAAATTGCCCACTAAAACTGCCCCCAGTGCCTCCAAAACTGCCCCTGGAcacccagaactgcccccaggCCCTCCAACTGACCCCTAAAACTGCTCCGGACCCTCAAACTGGCCCCTAAAATGgtcccaaacccctcaaaagtgcccccaaaactgccccccttgtacccccaaactgccctcagcccccccaaactgcccccTGCCCCCCAGCAGTGACCCCCCCTTGCTCCCTCCCCACAGCCGAGGGGGTCCCGGACAATGTCCCCCCCCCGGATGTCCCcggtccctgcagtgtcaccggagcccctgagcagctctgggggtaCCCGCAGGGAGCCCCGGATGGGGTGTCcccccctgtgccaccaccgGTAAGTGCCCCTCACACTGGGAGGGTCCTGGGGGGCGTCCAGaccgccctggcactgccctgtgtcctgcaggtgACCCAGGGGACCGAGGGGACAGCAGAGGATGGCACCGGAGGAGCCACCACGGAGCCACCCGGGCCTGAGGGGGAGCCCTGTGGCTGTGGCGGGGGGTcggtgacaatggggacacagccacaggtggcacctggggcaccGGGGCCGGGGATGGCACCGAGAGTGgcagcaggggtggcactgcctgctgcggGGGTGACggcagctcctggagtgtcaCCAGCGCAAGGGGTGCCACCTCCTGCTGGAGTGCCACCGGCCTCGGGGGGGACACCAGCTCTGGGGGTGCCACCTCCTGCTGGAATGCCACCAGCTCCAGGGATGGCATCAGCTCCAGGGGTGCCACCAACTCTGGGAGTGACACCAGCCCAAGGGATGCCACCAGTCCAAGGGATGCCACCAGCTCTGGGGGTGCCACCTCCAGCCGGAATGCCACCAGCTCCAGGGGTGACACCAGCCCAAGGAATGGCATCAGTGCCAGGGGTGACACCAGCCCAGGGGATGGCATCTGTGCCAGGGGTGACACCAGCCCAGGGGATGgcatcagctctgggggtgCCACCTCCAGCCGGAATGCCACCAGCTCCAGGGGTGACACCAGCCCAAGGAATGCCATCCATGCCAGGGGTGACACCAGCCCAGGGGATGGCATCAGTGCCAGGGGTGCCACCAGCCCAAGGAATGGCATCAGTGCCAGGGGTGACACCAGCCCAAGGAATGCCATCCATGCCAGGGGTGACACCAGCCCAAGGAATGGCATCAGTGCCAGGGGTGacaccagcccagggcatggCATCAGTGCCAGGGGTGACACCAGCCCAGGGGATGGCATCAGTGCCAGGGGTGACACCAGCCCAAGGAATGCCATCCATGCCAGGGGTGACACCAGCCCAGGGGATGGCATCAGTGCCAGGGGTGACACCAGCCCAAGGAGTGCCATCCATGCAAGGGGTGACACCAGCCCAGGGGATGGCATCCGTGCCAGGGGTGACACCAGCCCAAGGGATGGCATCAGTGCCAGGGGTGacaccagcccagggcatggCATCAGTGCCAGGGGTGACACCAGCCCAAGCGATGCCACCTGGTCCAGGAGTGCCACCCCCAGCTGGGGTGCCACCACAGTTGGTCCCCatggtgcagctgcagccaggccctggAATGCCACCAACAGCCCCTGGGATGCCACCAGCCCAGGGGATGCCACCAGGTCCAGGAATGACACCAGGTCCAGGAATGCCACCACAGCCAGTCCCCAccatgcagccacagctggtgCCAGGGATGTCACCAGCACCAGGGATGCCACCAGTGGTGGGGATGTCACCAGCTCTGGGGGTGCCACCACTGTCCGTCATGACACCAGTCTTGGGGATGTCACCGGCCCCGGAGATGCCACCTCCATCCATGATGCCACCAGTCCAAGGGATGCCACCTCCGTCTGTTATGCCACCAGTCATGGGGGTGTcaccagccccagggatgcctCCTGCCCAAGGGATGCCACCACCATCCATGATGCCACCAGCCTCAGAGATGCCACCACCATCCATGGTGCCACCAGCCATGGTGATGCCACCAGCACAAGGGATGCCACCAGCACAAGGCATGCCAGCTCCACCCATGATGCCACCAGCCCAAGGGATGCCAACTTCATCTGTGATGCCACCAGCTCCAGAGATGCCACCACCATCCATGATGCCACCAGCCCAAGGGttgccaccagccccagagATGCCACCACCATCCCCAATGCCACCAACTATGGGGATGCCACCAGCCCCAGAGATGCCACCACCATCCCCAATGCCACCAGCCATGGGGATGTCCCAAGCT
Coding sequences within it:
- the LOC113460776 gene encoding uncharacterized protein LOC113460776 — protein: MGVVLGAWPQPEAGRDYSSRQPPRGDDHVTRSVEVLEEEERGERGGDPGPRGDPRLGGGEEGEEEAEMKAVATSPGGRFLKFDIELGRGAFKTVFKGFDTDTWVEVAWCELQDRKLTKAEQQRFKEEAEMLKGLQHPNIVRFYDSWESSLRGKKCIVLVTELMTSGTLKTYLKRFKVMKPKVLRSWCRQILKGLHFLHTRTPPIIHRDLKCDNIFITGPTGSVKIGDLGLATLMRTSFAKSVIGTPEFMAPEMYEERYDESVDVYAFGMCMLEMGTSEYPYSECQNAAQIYRKVTSGIKPASFHKVTDPEVKEIIEGCIRQNKAERLSIRDLLDHAFFAEDTGLRVELAEDDAGLDPALALRLWVEDPKKLKGKHKDNEAIEFSFNLEADVPEEVAYEMVKSGFFHESDSKAVAKSIRDRLALVRKTREKKQAEGRGGPEGRGGPESEDTEVDQHVRQQLLREQPPPGPAEGVPDNVPPPDVPGPCSVTGAPEQLWGYPQGAPDGVSPPVPPPVTQGTEGTAEDGTGGATTEPPGPEGEPCGCGGGSVTMGTQPQVAPGAPGPGMAPRVAAGVALPAAGVTAAPGVSPAQGVPPPAGVPPASGGTPALGVPPPAGMPPAPGMASAPGVPPTLGVTPAQGMPPVQGMPPALGVPPPAGMPPAPGVTPAQGMASVPGVTPAQGMASVPGVTPAQGMASALGVPPPAGMPPAPGVTPAQGMPSMPGVTPAQGMASVPGVPPAQGMASVPGVTPAQGMPSMPGVTPAQGMASVPGVTPAQGMASVPGVTPAQGMASVPGVTPAQGMPSMPGVTPAQGMASVPGVTPAQGVPSMQGVTPAQGMASVPGVTPAQGMASVPGVTPAQGMASVPGVTPAQAMPPGPGVPPPAGVPPQLVPMVQLQPGPGMPPTAPGMPPAQGMPPGPGMTPGPGMPPQPVPTMQPQLVPGMSPAPGMPPVVGMSPALGVPPLSVMTPVLGMSPAPEMPPPSMMPPVQGMPPPSVMPPVMGVSPAPGMPPAQGMPPPSMMPPASEMPPPSMVPPAMVMPPAQGMPPAQGMPAPPMMPPAQGMPTSSVMPPAPEMPPPSMMPPAQGLPPAPEMPPPSPMPPTMGMPPAPEMPPPSPMPPAMGMSQAPELPPQSMMPPGMGMSQAPEMPPPSPMPPAMGMSQAPELPPQSMMPPAMGMSQAPEMPPPSPMPQPLMLPGPEDPSVPAEAASLLRVPDVPDVPGPRARQRRASCQRPARFQLTVLQVSSAGDNTVECQLETHDSKMVTFRFDVDGDAPEDIACYMVEDNFVLEGERDKFVEELKAIVEQARGLLGTPAPDPQVGPLEPPAGGEGPPQSSPVGRWRFCINQTIRNREATGPGGPPPARRALGTSQGGPQEQGTNKSGASEQDGPGGPEMAVPKAQDLDVPQGQESAVPKREELGVPQALGTAVTGPQEVAEPTGPEGINPEPQDLGAPQGSGLSVPSPGHPDVAVPKPPELNGHQEPLVPRDTEPDVPQEQGTVTAPLEQEGPREPPEPTEPDVSQEPGDPQGLGTFVTGAWGQEGPPGPEAVPPARPPPGAASFPLGLCPRLRSPRKGWGRRIKSWARRLRPPSGGGDPHTEEPEELGDPSRRGHCQVGVGGPQNPRGTPPPKTTLDTPNLPRDPSKLSRDLQTAPGTPQTGPPNLLNPPLHPHLLSPLSPPSHPPEPPDPEGDWGGPSSGSESGGLGGPPHPPGAPLLPPGSPETPLSSDGDSEPEDEALREQLRRLREKHIQEVLELRARQDRELRELHRRLRALKEARGDPPKWGGGGGTPPQRGHGGSPRRPRGARARGRGRGVALTEVSAPSPGPPTPPAPQKKGLFTDDLHRLVDEWVQDTARAQATSSWVSTLRGTRGTPRKWGELPPPKPALRGGGSPLPPGAE